One Cohnella candidum genomic region harbors:
- the folP gene encoding dihydropteroate synthase, with amino-acid sequence MNPTFYDRSYAFEGGLRLELGRRTLIMGILNVTPDSFSDGGRYDAVEAAVERARQLEAEGADIIDIGGESTRPGHDPVSLEEELRRVVPAIRAIREAVRLPISIDTYKAETARQALEAGAHIVNDVWGFKRDHRIAAVSAEYGCPVILTHNRESRDYADFVPDVIEDLLASVARAKAAGVSDENIWLDPGIGFAKDYDENLELMGRLDEIVRLGYPVLLGTSRKTFIRRTLGVEASDALEGTAATQALGIAQGCQIIRVHDVKQMKRVAAMTDAIVYKSSARGVE; translated from the coding sequence ATGAACCCGACATTTTACGATAGAAGTTACGCCTTTGAAGGCGGTTTGCGCCTGGAGCTGGGTCGAAGAACGCTCATCATGGGTATTTTGAATGTGACGCCGGATTCGTTCTCCGACGGAGGAAGGTACGACGCCGTGGAAGCTGCGGTCGAGCGGGCACGCCAGCTAGAGGCCGAAGGCGCGGATATCATCGACATCGGAGGCGAATCGACGCGGCCCGGCCATGATCCGGTATCGCTCGAGGAAGAACTGCGCCGCGTCGTTCCCGCCATTCGGGCGATCCGGGAAGCGGTCCGCTTGCCGATCAGCATCGATACATACAAAGCGGAAACCGCCCGGCAGGCGCTGGAAGCGGGAGCCCACATCGTGAACGACGTTTGGGGCTTCAAACGCGATCACCGAATCGCAGCGGTTTCCGCGGAATACGGCTGTCCGGTTATTTTGACGCACAATCGGGAAAGCCGGGATTACGCCGATTTCGTGCCGGACGTCATTGAGGATTTGTTGGCATCGGTCGCCCGGGCGAAAGCCGCCGGCGTGTCGGACGAGAACATTTGGCTGGATCCGGGCATCGGTTTCGCGAAGGATTACGACGAGAACCTTGAGCTGATGGGCCGACTGGACGAAATCGTGCGGCTCGGCTATCCCGTGCTGCTCGGGACTTCGCGCAAAACGTTCATTCGGCGGACGCTGGGCGTGGAAGCCTCGGATGCGCTCGAAGGGACGGCGGCTACCCAAGCGCTCGGGATCGCGCAAGGCTGCCAGATCATTCGGGTCCACGACGTGAAACAGATGAAACGCGTGGCGGCGATGACCGACGCGATCGTATACAAGTCATCGGCAAGGGGTGTGGAATGA
- the guaB gene encoding IMP dehydrogenase, giving the protein MWQNKFAKEGLTFDDVLLIPRKSTILPRDVDVSTRLSPSVKLNIPLISAGMDTVTESALAIAIAREGGIGIIHKNMSVAQQAEEVDRVKRSESGVITNPFSLTPDHHVYDAEELMGKYRISGVPIVDGEGKLVGILTNRDLRFVHDYSIKIDSVMTRDNLVTAPVGTTLQEAEVILQKHKIEKLPLVDETNTLKGLITIKDIEKAIQFPHAAKDQHGRLLVGAAVGVSKDTFERAEAVIQAGIDLLVVDSAHGHHIDIVSMVRKLRDKYPELPIVAGNVATGEATRELIEAGASIVKVGIGPGSICTTRIVAGIGVPQITAIYDCATVAREYNVPIIADGGIKYSGEVTKAIAAGASAVMLGSLFAGTEESPGESEIYQGRRYKSYRGMGSIGAMKEGSKDRYFQENESKLVPEGIEGRVPYKGPLKDTIHQLIGGLRSGMGYCGTGTIEELKNDTEFVRITGAGLRESHPHDVQITKEAPNYSL; this is encoded by the coding sequence GTGTGGCAGAACAAATTCGCCAAGGAAGGACTCACGTTTGACGACGTGCTGCTCATCCCCAGGAAATCGACGATTCTTCCCCGGGACGTAGACGTGTCAACCAGGCTCAGTCCTTCCGTAAAGCTGAACATTCCGTTGATCAGCGCGGGAATGGACACGGTCACGGAATCGGCTTTGGCGATCGCCATCGCCCGGGAAGGCGGCATCGGCATCATTCATAAGAACATGTCGGTAGCTCAGCAAGCGGAAGAAGTCGACCGGGTGAAACGTTCGGAGAGCGGGGTTATCACCAATCCCTTCTCGCTGACCCCGGACCATCACGTATATGACGCGGAAGAACTGATGGGCAAGTATCGCATTTCGGGTGTTCCGATCGTGGACGGAGAAGGCAAGCTGGTCGGGATCCTCACCAATCGCGACTTGCGTTTCGTGCATGATTATTCCATCAAGATCGACAGCGTGATGACGCGCGACAATCTGGTCACCGCCCCGGTAGGCACGACGCTCCAGGAAGCGGAGGTCATTCTTCAGAAGCACAAGATCGAGAAGCTGCCGCTCGTGGACGAAACGAACACGCTCAAGGGCTTGATTACGATCAAGGATATCGAAAAAGCGATCCAGTTCCCGCACGCGGCGAAAGACCAACACGGACGGCTGCTCGTCGGAGCGGCGGTAGGCGTATCGAAAGATACGTTCGAGCGGGCCGAAGCGGTGATTCAGGCGGGGATCGATCTGCTGGTCGTCGACTCCGCGCACGGTCACCACATCGACATCGTGTCGATGGTGCGCAAGCTTCGCGACAAGTATCCGGAATTGCCGATCGTGGCGGGCAACGTGGCGACGGGCGAAGCGACCCGCGAGCTGATCGAAGCCGGGGCCTCGATCGTCAAAGTCGGCATCGGGCCGGGCTCCATCTGCACGACGCGGATCGTCGCCGGCATCGGTGTACCGCAAATCACGGCCATTTACGATTGCGCCACCGTGGCGCGGGAATATAACGTTCCGATTATCGCGGACGGCGGCATCAAGTATTCCGGCGAAGTCACCAAAGCCATCGCGGCGGGAGCGAGCGCGGTCATGCTCGGCAGCTTGTTCGCGGGCACGGAAGAAAGCCCCGGCGAATCGGAAATTTACCAAGGCCGCCGGTACAAGTCGTACCGCGGAATGGGCTCCATCGGCGCCATGAAGGAAGGCAGCAAGGACCGTTACTTCCAAGAGAACGAGAGCAAGCTCGTTCCGGAAGGCATCGAGGGCCGCGTGCCTTACAAAGGGCCGCTCAAGGATACGATTCATCAGTTGATCGGCGGTCTCCGTTCGGGCATGGGCTATTGCGGCACGGGCACGATCGAAGAGCTCAAGAACGACACCGAATTCGTCCGTATTACGGGCGCGGGACTTCGCGAGAGCCATCCGCACGACGTCCAAATCACCAAAGAAGCGCCTAACTATTCCTTATAA
- the pdxT gene encoding pyridoxal 5'-phosphate synthase glutaminase subunit PdxT yields MKIGVLALQGAVAEHIRSINLAGGEGVAVKRTEQLDELDGLIIPGGESTTIGKLMRKYGFMEAVRDFAGKGKPLFGTCAGLIVLAERLESGEEAHLGLMNMTVARNAFGRQRESFETELDVKGIETPLRAVFIRAPLIKEVGGNVEVLSAYKDEIVAAKQDNLLVSSFHPELTDDYRLHGLFLDMARQAR; encoded by the coding sequence ATGAAAATCGGTGTGCTGGCGCTGCAAGGAGCGGTCGCCGAACATATCCGCAGCATCAACCTGGCCGGCGGGGAAGGCGTTGCGGTGAAACGTACGGAGCAGCTGGATGAATTGGACGGGCTGATCATCCCCGGCGGGGAAAGCACGACGATCGGCAAGCTGATGCGCAAATACGGGTTCATGGAAGCCGTTCGCGATTTCGCAGGCAAGGGAAAGCCGCTTTTCGGCACCTGCGCAGGCCTGATCGTGTTGGCGGAACGCCTGGAGAGCGGAGAAGAAGCGCATCTGGGGCTGATGAACATGACGGTAGCCCGGAACGCCTTCGGCCGCCAGCGTGAAAGCTTCGAGACCGAGCTGGACGTCAAGGGGATCGAAACGCCGCTTCGCGCGGTGTTCATCCGGGCTCCCTTGATCAAGGAAGTCGGAGGGAACGTGGAAGTGCTCTCTGCCTATAAGGACGAGATCGTGGCCGCGAAGCAGGACAACCTGCTCGTCTCTTCCTTCCATCCCGAATTGACCGACGATTACCGCTTGCACGGGCTGTTCCTGGATATGGCCCGCCAAGCTCGATAA
- the folB gene encoding dihydroneopterin aldolase, with amino-acid sequence MDKMVLKRMVFYGYHGVFPEENKLGQKFYVDLDLRLDLTKAARSDDVADTVNYAEIHSTVKAIVEGAPVKLIEALAEKIANAVLGTYTIINEATVSVTKPNPPFDITFDGVTVELRRRRDGGGNVIPAKD; translated from the coding sequence ATGGACAAAATGGTTCTTAAACGGATGGTGTTTTACGGCTACCACGGGGTTTTTCCGGAAGAAAACAAGCTCGGCCAAAAATTTTACGTGGATCTGGACCTTCGACTGGATCTGACGAAGGCGGCTCGTTCGGACGACGTGGCGGACACCGTGAACTATGCCGAAATCCATTCGACGGTGAAAGCCATTGTCGAAGGGGCTCCGGTCAAGCTGATCGAGGCGCTGGCCGAAAAGATTGCGAACGCGGTACTCGGTACGTATACTATTATCAACGAAGCCACGGTATCGGTAACGAAGCCGAATCCGCCGTTCGACATCACTTTCGATGGAGTGACCGTGGAACTTCGAAGACGCCGGGATGGCGGCGGCAACGTGATTCCCGCAAAGGATTGA
- a CDS encoding D-alanyl-D-alanine carboxypeptidase family protein, producing the protein MNRPHTPYRRLPSISKRFVSMSVLFGMLSMMLFAGSASAAAASSMPDLQLNAQAAFLMDAETGQVLYEHNADDKLPPASMAKMMTEYLVEKAVEQGKIKWDDVVTTGENAAAQVGSRVFLAKGEKHTVKELYVAMAVASANDATVQLAEFLGGSEQAFVEQMNETAQQLGMKNTHFVNTTGLDVADMPKNFRPSGGGETMMSARDSATLAYHILKEMPQFLEVSKIPSLKFRERDKTSTPNWNWMLESNKNIPNFRKFAYPGVDGLKTGHTPTAGNCFTGTSLRNGTRLIAVVMNVPGGLYDGTRFLETAKLFDYGFNNFEKKTIVEAKTPLKGIETLKVSKGKHSSVPVVTGQDVTIMAPKGSTVNITESTIKANQDPLPAPVKQGDKVGTATVKYTDPATGKEMTATVDMVANDDVNKAGWLSLFFRGIGHFFSSLFKGIVGLF; encoded by the coding sequence TTGAACCGTCCTCATACACCGTATCGTCGTTTGCCATCTATCTCCAAACGCTTCGTCTCCATGTCCGTTTTGTTCGGTATGTTGTCCATGATGCTGTTTGCCGGATCCGCGTCCGCCGCGGCGGCATCCTCTATGCCCGATCTTCAATTGAACGCGCAAGCCGCTTTCCTGATGGATGCGGAGACGGGACAAGTCCTGTACGAGCATAATGCGGACGACAAGCTGCCTCCCGCGAGCATGGCGAAAATGATGACCGAGTATCTCGTGGAAAAAGCCGTCGAACAGGGCAAAATCAAATGGGACGACGTCGTGACCACGGGCGAGAATGCCGCCGCACAAGTCGGCAGCCGCGTATTCTTGGCCAAAGGCGAGAAACATACGGTCAAGGAACTGTACGTCGCCATGGCGGTCGCCTCCGCGAACGACGCCACCGTACAGCTGGCCGAGTTTCTGGGAGGATCCGAGCAGGCCTTCGTCGAGCAAATGAACGAGACCGCGCAGCAGCTCGGCATGAAAAACACCCACTTCGTCAACACGACCGGACTTGACGTTGCGGATATGCCCAAGAACTTCCGTCCATCGGGCGGCGGCGAGACGATGATGTCCGCCCGCGATTCCGCAACTCTTGCGTACCACATTTTGAAGGAAATGCCTCAGTTCCTCGAGGTGTCGAAGATCCCGAGCCTGAAATTCCGGGAGAGGGACAAAACCTCTACGCCGAACTGGAACTGGATGCTGGAATCCAACAAAAACATTCCGAACTTCCGCAAATTCGCGTATCCGGGCGTTGACGGCTTGAAGACGGGCCATACGCCGACGGCCGGTAACTGCTTTACGGGTACGTCGCTCCGCAACGGCACGCGGCTGATCGCGGTCGTGATGAACGTTCCGGGCGGGCTGTACGACGGAACACGATTCCTGGAGACGGCGAAGCTGTTCGATTACGGCTTCAACAATTTCGAGAAGAAGACGATCGTGGAAGCCAAGACGCCCCTGAAAGGCATCGAAACCCTGAAAGTCAGCAAGGGCAAGCATTCCAGCGTACCAGTCGTCACGGGACAAGACGTTACGATCATGGCGCCGAAAGGCTCGACGGTCAACATCACGGAATCGACGATTAAAGCGAACCAGGATCCGCTTCCGGCTCCGGTGAAGCAAGGCGACAAAGTGGGGACCGCTACCGTCAAGTACACCGATCCCGCAACCGGCAAAGAAATGACGGCAACCGTCGATATGGTGGCGAACGACGACGTGAACAAGGCCGGATGGCTGAGCCTGTTCTTCCGCGGTATCGGCCACTTCTTCTCCTCGCTGTTTAAAGGAATCGTCGGTCTTTTCTAA
- the folK gene encoding 2-amino-4-hydroxy-6-hydroxymethyldihydropteridine diphosphokinase, protein MKLAYVALGANLGDREASLSEALRRMAAVPGVRVLGISGVYETDPVGYADQPAFLNMAAAVETELAPAELLRTLLAIEKDMGRVRDIRWGPRTIDLDLLLYEGARMESEELTLPHPRMGERAFVLVPLKDVWPAGKAFPWESSVGAAEQEAAGIKPRGRLDEPR, encoded by the coding sequence TTGAAGTTGGCTTACGTGGCGCTGGGCGCCAACCTGGGCGACAGGGAAGCTTCCCTCTCGGAAGCGCTTCGCCGCATGGCGGCCGTGCCGGGAGTGCGAGTGCTGGGGATTTCCGGCGTATACGAGACGGATCCGGTCGGGTATGCCGACCAGCCGGCTTTTCTGAATATGGCGGCGGCCGTGGAGACGGAATTGGCTCCCGCCGAACTGCTGCGCACGCTGCTTGCGATCGAGAAGGACATGGGCCGCGTAAGGGACATCCGATGGGGTCCGCGGACGATCGATCTGGATTTGTTGCTGTACGAAGGAGCCCGGATGGAATCGGAGGAACTGACGCTCCCGCATCCCCGCATGGGGGAGCGGGCGTTCGTGTTGGTTCCTCTGAAGGATGTATGGCCTGCGGGTAAAGCTTTCCCCTGGGAAAGCTCCGTAGGCGCGGCCGAACAGGAAGCGGCCGGAATCAAACCGCGGGGCCGCCTGGACGAGCCCCGATAA
- the dusB gene encoding tRNA dihydrouridine synthase DusB gives MLKIGNIEMNNNVVLAPMAGVCNPAFRLIAKEFGCGLVCAEMVSDKAILHGNQRTMEMLFVDEREKPLSLQIFGGDKESLVAAVKYVDENTNADIIDINMGCPVPKVTKCDAGARWLLDPNKIYDMVSYAVEAAKKPVTVKMRIGWDDQHVYAVENAQAVERAGGAAVSVHGRTREQLYTGKANWDIIRDVKQAVSIPVIGNGDVFAPEDAKRLLEHTGADGVMIGRGALGNPWMLYRTVHYLTRGEMLPEPAPSEKIRIAVLHLDRLVNLKGEGQAVREMRKHLAWYLKGLPNAHKVKDTIMELTAREAVVSMLTEYVRSVEEDMAREPQNESDSGNLLVH, from the coding sequence GTGCTTAAGATCGGCAACATAGAAATGAACAACAACGTCGTGCTGGCCCCGATGGCGGGCGTCTGCAACCCGGCGTTCCGGCTGATCGCCAAGGAATTCGGGTGCGGTCTCGTCTGCGCGGAAATGGTGAGCGATAAAGCGATCCTTCACGGGAACCAGCGGACGATGGAGATGCTGTTCGTCGACGAGCGGGAGAAGCCGCTCAGCCTGCAGATTTTCGGAGGCGACAAGGAATCGCTCGTCGCGGCCGTGAAATACGTGGACGAAAACACGAACGCGGATATCATCGACATCAACATGGGCTGCCCGGTACCGAAGGTCACCAAATGCGATGCCGGCGCCCGTTGGCTGCTCGACCCGAATAAGATTTACGACATGGTGTCTTACGCGGTCGAAGCGGCGAAGAAACCGGTGACGGTCAAAATGCGGATCGGCTGGGACGACCAGCACGTTTACGCCGTGGAGAACGCGCAGGCCGTCGAACGCGCGGGCGGCGCCGCGGTGAGCGTGCATGGACGGACCAGGGAACAATTGTATACCGGCAAAGCGAACTGGGATATTATAAGGGACGTTAAACAGGCCGTGTCGATTCCCGTCATCGGCAACGGAGACGTGTTCGCCCCGGAAGATGCCAAACGCTTGCTCGAGCATACGGGAGCCGACGGAGTGATGATCGGGCGCGGCGCGCTCGGCAATCCTTGGATGCTGTACCGCACCGTTCACTACCTGACGCGGGGCGAAATGCTGCCGGAACCGGCGCCGAGCGAGAAGATCCGCATTGCGGTGCTTCATCTCGACCGGTTGGTCAACCTCAAAGGCGAGGGCCAGGCCGTACGTGAAATGCGCAAGCATTTGGCGTGGTACCTCAAAGGACTGCCCAACGCGCATAAGGTGAAGGACACAATCATGGAGCTCACGGCGCGCGAAGCCGTCGTGTCGATGCTGACCGAATACGTACGGTCGGTGGAGGAAGACATGGCCCGGGAACCGCAGAACGAGAGCGATTCCGGAAACCTTCTCGTGCACTGA
- the lysS gene encoding lysine--tRNA ligase: MEHTENNTESAELSELLQIRRNKLDELRDLGVDPFGSKFVRTTQAGDILSAYGELSQEELESRAIEVSIAGRIMQKRGMGKAAFAHIQDLSGKIQIYVRQDTVPGNQFAAFDLLDIGDMVGVHGVVFKTKTGETSVKVKELTVLTKSLLPLPDKFHGLKDVETRYRQRYVDLIVSPEVQKTFIARSKIIQSMRRYLDSRGYLEVETPTLHAIAGGAAARPFITHHNALDMQLYMRIAIELHLKRLIVGGLEKVYEIGRVYRNEGISTRHNPEFTMIELYEAYADYKDIMDLTENLIAHIAQEVLGTTKINYQGQEVDLAPPWRRVSMMELIREAVGIDFTAQMTNDEAHRLAKEHKVPVEPHMAFGHIVNAFFETFVEHTLIQPTFVTGHPVDISPLAKKNDKDPRFTDRFELFIVAREHANAFTELNDPIDQRQRFEAQLQEKAAGNDEAHEMDEDFIRALEYGMPPTGGLGIGVDRLVMLLTDSPSIRDVLLFPHMRERADD, from the coding sequence ATGGAACATACGGAAAACAACACGGAATCGGCAGAGCTTAGCGAATTGCTGCAGATTCGGCGCAACAAACTGGATGAGCTGCGGGATCTCGGCGTCGATCCTTTCGGTTCGAAATTCGTCCGCACGACCCAGGCGGGGGACATTCTGTCCGCATACGGCGAGCTCTCCCAAGAGGAGCTGGAGTCGCGTGCGATCGAGGTCAGCATAGCCGGCCGGATCATGCAGAAACGCGGCATGGGCAAGGCCGCCTTCGCGCACATTCAGGATTTGAGCGGCAAAATTCAAATCTACGTCCGCCAGGACACGGTGCCGGGCAACCAATTCGCGGCGTTCGACCTGCTCGACATCGGCGACATGGTCGGCGTTCACGGCGTCGTTTTCAAGACGAAGACGGGTGAAACGTCGGTGAAAGTAAAGGAACTGACCGTGCTCACGAAGTCGCTGCTTCCGCTGCCGGACAAGTTCCACGGCCTGAAAGACGTAGAAACGCGGTACCGCCAGCGGTACGTCGACTTGATCGTCAGCCCCGAAGTGCAGAAAACGTTCATTGCCCGTTCGAAAATCATCCAGTCGATGCGCCGTTATTTGGACAGCCGCGGCTATCTCGAAGTCGAGACGCCGACGCTTCATGCCATCGCGGGCGGCGCGGCAGCGCGTCCGTTCATTACGCACCATAACGCGCTGGACATGCAGCTGTACATGCGGATCGCGATCGAGCTTCACCTGAAGCGTCTGATCGTCGGCGGGCTGGAGAAAGTGTACGAGATCGGCCGGGTATACCGGAACGAAGGCATTTCGACGCGGCACAACCCCGAGTTCACGATGATCGAGCTGTATGAAGCTTATGCGGACTATAAGGATATCATGGACCTGACCGAAAACCTCATCGCCCACATCGCGCAAGAGGTGCTTGGCACGACGAAGATCAACTATCAAGGCCAAGAGGTCGATCTTGCGCCGCCGTGGCGCCGGGTGTCGATGATGGAATTGATCCGCGAAGCCGTCGGCATCGACTTCACCGCGCAGATGACGAACGATGAAGCGCACCGGTTGGCCAAAGAGCATAAAGTTCCGGTTGAACCTCATATGGCGTTCGGCCATATCGTCAACGCGTTTTTCGAAACATTCGTCGAGCATACGCTCATTCAGCCGACGTTCGTCACCGGACATCCGGTTGACATTTCCCCGCTCGCGAAGAAGAACGACAAGGATCCGCGGTTTACCGACCGGTTCGAGCTGTTCATCGTGGCGAGGGAGCATGCGAATGCGTTCACCGAGCTGAACGATCCGATCGACCAGCGCCAGCGTTTCGAGGCGCAGCTGCAGGAGAAAGCCGCGGGCAACGACGAGGCGCACGAGATGGATGAAGACTTCATCCGCGCGCTCGAGTACGGCATGCCGCCGACCGGCGGCTTGGGAATCGGCGTGGACCGTCTGGTCATGCTGCTGACCGACTCGCCGTCGATCCGCGACGTGCTGCTGTTCCCGCACATGCGGGAGCGGGCCGACGATTAA
- the greA gene encoding transcription elongation factor GreA yields MSDKEVLLTPDGLKKLEEELENLKSVKRREVAERIKIAIGYGDISENSEYEDAKNEQAFIEGRIITLEKMLRNARIINNDEIDLETVGIGSTVIVEDLEFGDTMEYTIVGTAESDPGQNKISNESPVGRAIIGKKKGTTVEVNVPAGIIQYKIVDIKK; encoded by the coding sequence ATGAGCGATAAAGAAGTCCTTCTGACCCCCGACGGGCTCAAAAAGCTGGAAGAGGAGCTTGAGAACCTGAAGTCGGTCAAACGCCGCGAAGTGGCCGAGCGCATCAAGATCGCGATCGGATACGGAGATATCAGCGAGAACTCGGAATACGAGGATGCGAAGAACGAACAAGCATTCATCGAAGGCCGCATCATCACGCTGGAGAAAATGCTCCGCAACGCGCGCATCATCAATAACGACGAGATCGACCTTGAGACGGTTGGCATCGGTTCCACCGTTATCGTGGAAGACCTCGAATTCGGCGATACGATGGAATACACGATCGTCGGCACGGCCGAATCTGATCCCGGTCAGAACAAGATTTCCAACGAAAGCCCAGTGGGCAGAGCGATTATCGGCAAGAAAAAAGGCACGACCGTCGAAGTCAACGTTCCTGCGGGCATTATCCAATACAAAATCGTCGATATCAAGAAGTGA
- a CDS encoding putative glycoside hydrolase: MPTPTARNLLILVVFVFTALVLPGCTREDGPDLAEPVASKGTTVSQPVRFTVKSKTTDLQRRIAIGAAAPFVPNPPRQSVRGIYVSTFAALSGSKMKSIHALLNNTELNAVVLDVNSGARLLSLTRTSDAKRFVRSETPAARRLRAVVRDLKSRRVYVIARIVSFKDSEAALARPDLALKRKDGTVWTDRRGHAWLDPYNEEAWAYPAALAQEAAAAGFDEVQFDYVRFPDIAANRDREIAYPYSRGRSKSEAIRQFLRYAAGEAHARGLRVSADVFGMVGSTTSDMGIGQRWVDLAPVSDVLSPMVYPSHYNNGTWGIPNPDLTPGPIVTKAMQDASKRNKVLRRQGKKPADVRPWLQGFTASWVQPHQVYGPDQIREQIRAAKQAGFPSYLIWNSSSRYPVF; the protein is encoded by the coding sequence ATGCCGACACCGACTGCCCGGAACCTGTTGATTCTCGTCGTTTTCGTCTTCACCGCTTTGGTATTGCCGGGCTGCACGCGGGAGGATGGTCCTGATCTGGCCGAGCCCGTCGCATCTAAGGGAACGACTGTATCGCAGCCCGTACGTTTTACGGTCAAATCGAAAACGACGGACTTACAAAGGCGCATTGCGATCGGTGCGGCGGCACCGTTCGTGCCGAATCCCCCGAGACAGAGCGTCCGCGGCATTTACGTATCCACCTTCGCTGCTCTGTCCGGCTCCAAGATGAAGTCGATCCATGCGTTGCTCAACAACACCGAGCTCAACGCCGTCGTGCTTGACGTCAACAGCGGAGCGCGGCTTCTGTCGCTCACCCGTACTTCCGATGCAAAGCGCTTCGTTCGGTCGGAAACGCCCGCCGCCCGGCGCCTGCGTGCGGTTGTCCGCGATCTCAAAAGCCGCCGGGTCTATGTGATCGCAAGGATCGTGTCCTTTAAGGATTCAGAAGCGGCCCTTGCGCGGCCTGATCTGGCGTTGAAACGTAAGGACGGCACCGTATGGACCGATCGACGCGGGCATGCCTGGCTTGACCCGTACAACGAGGAGGCTTGGGCATATCCGGCCGCACTCGCCCAAGAGGCGGCGGCTGCCGGATTCGACGAGGTGCAGTTCGATTACGTACGTTTTCCGGATATCGCAGCGAATAGGGACCGGGAGATCGCCTACCCATACTCCCGCGGGCGCAGCAAAAGCGAGGCGATCCGCCAATTCCTGAGGTATGCCGCAGGGGAAGCCCACGCGCGCGGATTGCGCGTATCGGCGGACGTTTTCGGGATGGTCGGGTCGACCACTTCGGATATGGGGATCGGTCAGCGCTGGGTCGATCTTGCGCCGGTGTCGGACGTGCTGTCCCCGATGGTATATCCCTCTCACTACAACAACGGAACGTGGGGGATCCCGAATCCTGATCTGACCCCTGGTCCTATCGTGACGAAGGCCATGCAAGACGCGTCCAAGCGGAATAAAGTTCTTCGTCGGCAAGGGAAGAAGCCGGCGGACGTCAGGCCCTGGCTCCAAGGATTTACGGCGTCTTGGGTTCAACCCCATCAGGTCTATGGGCCGGACCAAATTCGGGAGCAGATCCGAGCGGCCAAACAAGCCGGTTTTCCTTCTTACCTGATTTGGAATTCGTCCAGCCGGTACCCGGTTTTCTGA
- the pdxS gene encoding pyridoxal 5'-phosphate synthase lyase subunit PdxS, which produces MMETGTSRVKRGMAEMQKGGVIMDVMSAEQAKIAEAAGATAVMALERVPSDIRAAGGVARMADPTIVEEVMKVVSIPVMAKARIGHYVEAKVLESLGVDYIDESEVLTPADEVFHISKAEFTVPFVCGAKDLGEALRRIQEGASMLRTKGEPGTGNVVEAVRHLRLIMGQIRKVQNLSKDELYHEAKTLGVPYDLLLGVHETGRLPVVNFAAGGVATPADAALMMHLGADGVFVGSGIFKSENPEKFARAIVEATTHYDDYGLIARVSKNLGAPMKGIEISKLESSQRMQDRGI; this is translated from the coding sequence ATCATGGAAACGGGAACTTCGAGAGTCAAACGCGGCATGGCCGAAATGCAAAAAGGCGGCGTCATCATGGACGTCATGAGCGCCGAGCAAGCTAAAATCGCCGAAGCGGCTGGAGCAACCGCCGTCATGGCGCTGGAACGCGTTCCGTCCGATATTCGGGCAGCCGGCGGCGTAGCGCGCATGGCCGATCCGACGATCGTCGAGGAAGTCATGAAAGTCGTCAGCATTCCGGTTATGGCGAAAGCCCGGATCGGACATTACGTCGAAGCGAAAGTACTGGAATCGCTGGGCGTCGATTACATCGACGAGAGCGAAGTGCTGACCCCTGCGGACGAAGTGTTCCACATCAGCAAAGCTGAATTTACGGTACCGTTCGTTTGCGGCGCGAAAGACCTCGGCGAGGCGCTTCGCCGCATTCAGGAAGGGGCGTCGATGCTTCGCACGAAAGGCGAGCCGGGAACCGGCAACGTCGTCGAAGCGGTCCGCCACCTTCGCCTGATCATGGGCCAAATCCGCAAGGTACAGAACCTGTCCAAGGACGAGCTGTACCATGAAGCCAAAACGCTGGGCGTTCCGTACGACCTGCTGCTTGGCGTGCATGAAACCGGCCGTTTGCCGGTCGTCAACTTCGCCGCCGGCGGCGTAGCGACGCCTGCAGACGCGGCGCTGATGATGCACCTCGGCGCGGACGGCGTGTTCGTCGGATCGGGGATTTTCAAATCCGAAAATCCGGAGAAATTCGCCCGCGCGATCGTGGAAGCCACGACGCATTATGATGACTACGGACTGATCGCCCGCGTTTCGAAAAACCTGGGCGCTCCGATGAAAGGCATTGAGATTTCCAAGCTGGAATCCTCTCAACGCATGCAGGACCGCGGCATCTAA